ATAACTCCGTCAATATGCCGAATCCCTTTACTGAGCATCTGTTGTCTCATATCCGGGCTTGTGTCAATGAGCACTCTGCCTTCATCAGATTCGACAAGGACTGAAAAACGTGTGCGGTTGCTTTTGCCTCCGTCGCGGGCATCCCTGCATGTGCGGCAATCACAGCCGATGATGGGTGTGCCGGGTGCGTCACCTGTTCCAAGGAGCGTTATCTTCATGGGGTTTTAGAAACCCCCGGTATTGACAACATATTCGTCGGATTTTATGTGAGCACGCTTGTTGAACCTGGTCACTGCTTCAGTTAGGTCCTGCTGATTGATGGTGGTGCGCTCCTCGACCAGTGCATTGAGCACGCTTTCGCGGATGACCATACGCAGGTCTGATCCTGAGTATCCCTCGGTTAGCGGTGCAATTCCTTCGGTTTTGAAGTCACCTTCGATTTCCATGGTTACAATGTCAAGGATCTCTTTCCTCATTTTTTCGTCAGGCAGCGGGAAGTCCATGATCTCATCGAACCTTCTCCATGCTGCAGAGTCCAGCATTCTGGGATGGTTCGTAGCGGCTATCAGAAGGACTCCATCGTTGGTCAGGCTAATCTCATCAATGGCCTTGAGAAGGGTATTAACAGCTCTCTTTAAAGCTGCATGTTCATCTGATGCCCTTGTCTTGGCGACGAAATCGAATTCATCTATGAATAGTATACATGGGCTTAAGCGCTTGGCAAGTGCGAATACCCTGTCGATGTTCTTCGCTGTTTCACCAAGGTACTGGTCTGTTATCATGGAAAGCTTGACTTCTACAAATGGTATTGAAAGGCGCTCTGACATTGCCTTTGCTACAGAGGTCTTGCCGGTTCCCGGTGGTCCCACAAGGAGTATTTTCCCGATGTCATACAGGCCGATGCGTTTGAGGTAATCCCTGTACTCAATGGCCT
This genomic stretch from Methanococcoides sp. AM1 harbors:
- a CDS encoding ATP-binding protein produces the protein MSDTTTLDIVELLLTAEIYNKYPEMDVNDLPKDIRKNYWSRTQKGVPKPISVSRSDIKKLFGIEEIKGQVFALPFLDIDELTSKIKFTSFDVAADWFHKQETASGRIDQNPALAYYFEEKKNLTGASYKKARAATRPKEVDREWIESLVSEISEEETGEDMLKLVHIMAPEDIVQPLRSLVLSEEQKEEVEKIVKAIEYRDYLKRIGLYDIGKILLVGPPGTGKTSVAKAMSERLSIPFVEVKLSMITDQYLGETAKNIDRVFALAKRLSPCILFIDEFDFVAKTRASDEHAALKRAVNTLLKAIDEISLTNDGVLLIAATNHPRMLDSAAWRRFDEIMDFPLPDEKMRKEILDIVTMEIEGDFKTEGIAPLTEGYSGSDLRMVIRESVLNALVEERTTINQQDLTEAVTRFNKRAHIKSDEYVVNTGGF